CACGCAGACTCTGCCCGAGGTGGAGACCCGGCCGGAAGGCACGGACCACACCGGGGACGACACCCCGAAGATGTTCCACTACGTGCGCAAGGCCAAGATCGCGGAAAGCGCGGTGATGGGCACGCACGTGGTCGCGTTGTGC
This is a stretch of genomic DNA from Saccharothrix ecbatanensis. It encodes these proteins:
- a CDS encoding DUF3039 domain-containing protein yields the protein MSTQTLPEVETRPEGTDHTGDDTPKMFHYVRKAKIAESAVMGTHVVALCGEVFPVTKSPKPGSPVCPDCKKVYEGLPKGGGGE